The proteins below come from a single Xyrauchen texanus isolate HMW12.3.18 chromosome 3, RBS_HiC_50CHRs, whole genome shotgun sequence genomic window:
- the atp6v1g1 gene encoding V-type proton ATPase subunit G 1, whose protein sequence is MASQSQGIQQLLQAEKRAAEKVAEARKRKNRRLKQAKEEAQAEIEQYRLQREKEFKTKEAAALGSHGNSAVEVDKETIDKMSCIQNSYQQNKEAVLANLLKMVCDIKPEIHANYRVAG, encoded by the exons ATGGCGAGCCAGTCTCAGGGCATCCAGCAGCTGCTGCAAGCCGAGAAACGAGCGGCAGAGAAGGTCGCAGAAGCCCGTAAAC ggaAGAATCGGCGTCTAAAGCAGGCCAAGGAGGAGGCGCAGGCCGAGATCGAACAGTACCGCCTGCAAAGGGAGAAGGAGTTTAAGACTAAAGAGGCTGCG GCCCTAGGATCCCATGGAAACTCTGCCGTTGAGGTGGACAAGGAGACCATAGATAAGATGAGCTGCATCCAGAACAGTTATCAACAGAACAAGGAGGCTGTGCTTGCCAACCTCCTTAAGATGGTGTGCGACATTAAGCCAGAGATCCACGCCAACTACCGTGTTGCTGGATAA
- the slc31a1 gene encoding high affinity copper uptake protein 1, whose amino-acid sequence MNMSHASHNHHNDMTMSPPITDSHGDHVHPDTGHGDMMMQMTFYFGYKNVELLFAGLVINTPGEMAGACIGVFLLAVFYEGLKIGREVLLRRNQVNVRYNSMPVPGADGTILMETHKTVGQRMVSVAHMLQTVLHIIQVVVSYFLMLVFMTYNGYLCIAVAAGAGVGYFLFSWKKAVVVDITEHCH is encoded by the exons ATGAATATGTCACATGCATCCCACAATCACCATAATGACATGACCATGTCACCTCCAATCACAGACTCTCATGGAGACCATGTGCACCCCGACACAGGCCATGGAGATATGATGATG CAAATGACTTTCTACTTTGGCTACAAAAATGTTGAGCTGCTATTTGCTGGACTTGTCATCAACACACCAGGAG AGATGGCAGGCGCATGCATCGGTGTGTTCCTGCTGGCTGTGTTCTACGAGGGGCTTAAGATCGGTCGTGAGGTCCTGTTGAGAAGGAATCAGGTGAACGTGCGTTACAACTCCATGCCTGTCCCAGGAGCAGATGGCACCATCCTCATGGAGACCCACAAAACAGTTGG CCAGCGAATGGTGAGTGTCGCTCACATGCTTCAGACAGTTCTGCACATCATCCAAGTGGTGGTCAGTTACTTCCTCATGCTGGTGTTCATGACTTACAATGGTTACCTGTGCATCGCTGTGGCAGCAGGCGCAGGGGTCGGCTACTTCTTATTCAGCTGGAAGAAGGCAGTGGTGGTGGATATTACTGAACACTGTCATTAA
- the cdc26 gene encoding anaphase-promoting complex subunit CDC26, producing the protein MLRRKPTRLELKLDDTEEFESVKKELESRKKQRDELDVVGVATSSEMSGASGGATDGKTRVQMIHERIGYKPHPKPNTLPSLFGNLQF; encoded by the exons ATGCTGCGCAGGAAACCCACTCGCCTCGAGCTCAAGCTGGATGACACGGAGGAGTTTGAAAGCGTAAAAAAAGAACTAGAG AGTCGAAAGAAACAGAGGGATGAGTTGGATGTAGTTGGTGTTGCCACATCTAGCGAGATGAGTGGAGCATCAGGTGGAGCTACAGACGGGAAAACCAGAGTGCAGATGATCCACGAGCGGATTGGATACAAACCTCACCCGAAGCCTAACACATTACCATCACTTTTTGGGAACCTTCAGTTTTGA